The following nucleotide sequence is from Sulfurospirillum tamanense.
TTACCGCATTAAAAAGTACGTTGGTGCATACAGCGCGGTGCTTGGACGCGTGGACGCACTTATTTTTACTGGTGGTATTGGCGAAAACGACAGCCGATTACGCACAAAAGTTTGCGAAGGGCTAGGAAACCTTGGCATTAGCATCGACACGAACACCAACGACCAACGTTGCAAGGTTATCACCCCCATTCACACGCAAAATGCTCCAGTCGCAACCCTTGTGGTGCCCACCAACGAAGAGCTTGAAATCGCCCAACAAACCCAAGCAGTTTTAGTTAAATAAAGCTAGGTGCATCGTTTGAAAACAAGATAAGATCCCCTGCCCTTGTGTGCGTTGCTAACAAGGGCTCCATTTGGGATTTATCTTTTAAAAGGTGTACTTGGGGCTTTTTTAGCACGGCCATCAGCGTGGTTGCATTGACTTGGCCCGTAACCATTACCACATCAAACACCTCGTTCATCACCTCCGCCAAGGCAATGTTTTCTTCCTTGGTGCTCTCAATGATGCCAGGCGTAACAAGTACTTTGCGCCCTTGGTGTTGACGCACTAGCTCATAAGAGGCGCGCATGCCTTCAAAGTTTCCATTAAAGCTATCATCTAAAATGATTTTTCCGCCCGCGTCCATGCGGCACAAACGGTGGGGCACAGGCTCCAATGAGGCGATTTGTTGGGCGATATGTTCAAAAGAGAGCCCAAAATGCCGCGCTACGTGGATGCAAGCAATCAGATTGGTCGCATGAAACGCACCCAAAAGCTTGGTCGCAAACGCCCGTTTTTCCCCCTCAAATACCGCTTCAAAACGGGTTCCCTCAAGGGTTGCTTCTACATGTAAACATTCCCCACCAAAAACACGCACCCTCTCACTGGGCGCCGTGTTGGTGGTTTGGTGTACAAAGGCTTTTTCAAGGCGTGGAGAATACACTAATTCCATTTTGGTGTTGCGCACCGCTTCTAGGGTTTTAAAATACTCAATATGCTGTGGCCCAATCTCTCCCACAAGGGCCACATGGGGTTCCAAAAAGCGGGTGATTTCCAAAATGTCACCAGGCTCTCTGGCTCCCGCTTCAGCGATATACACTTGTGTATTTTCAGGCAATGCGGTATTCACGTCTTGCACCAATCCACCTAGGGTATTGACACTGCGTGGGGTAGCGTAGCACACAAAGGTTTCGCCCAAAATGTGCGCAAGAAAGTTTTTCATGCTCGTCTTTCCATAACTTGCCGTAATAGCAACGATCTTCAACGCAGAACGCGCAGCGAGTTTGGTTTTGGCTTTTTTGTAAAACCCTTGAAACAAGAGTTTTTCGTAAGCACTACTTAAGACCACCGTGGCAATAAGCGGCATCAACACGCCAAACTGCGCGCACGTAACAGCGGCCAAACACAACACGTCTTGAAACAACGTCGCAAAAAACAAAAAGGCAAAAAACCGCTTCACGCGCGCGGTAAACACCAAGGGTTTATCA
It contains:
- a CDS encoding Mur ligase family protein, whose amino-acid sequence is MMALVWLGLHLVFVMGLGYYLATALQWYHYRVKRVVFHFHKPQWHVFFLIIPVAAYYVAGVYVWFYVIVAFFPMLVLWARKLDKPLVFTARVKRFFAFLFFATLFQDVLCLAAVTCAQFGVLMPLIATVVLSSAYEKLLFQGFYKKAKTKLAARSALKIVAITASYGKTSMKNFLAHILGETFVCYATPRSVNTLGGLVQDVNTALPENTQVYIAEAGAREPGDILEITRFLEPHVALVGEIGPQHIEYFKTLEAVRNTKMELVYSPRLEKAFVHQTTNTAPSERVRVFGGECLHVEATLEGTRFEAVFEGEKRAFATKLLGAFHATNLIACIHVARHFGLSFEHIAQQIASLEPVPHRLCRMDAGGKIILDDSFNGNFEGMRASYELVRQHQGRKVLVTPGIIESTKEENIALAEVMNEVFDVVMVTGQVNATTLMAVLKKPQVHLLKDKSQMEPLLATHTRAGDLILFSNDAPSFI